GATTGACAGTTTCATACTATTGAAGGTAAGAAAAGTTTCGAAACTTGTAGTTCAAAAGAGTTTAGTAGCAACTAcatttctcaaatttcaaGATCTTTCTATGTTTATAGAACGGAACCAACCATGATGATTACCGCTTTACAATGTTTAACAGTAAAAAGTTCATCAATCCCATCAAGAGAGGagttgtaagaaatgtttggtTCATGGTTTCATTCGAACGTGACTTTTGGAGATTCCAAATGGTTCACAAAGGAGTTCGGAGAAGAAATAGAGGATAAATGATAATCAATTGAAATATATGTGGGTATCTTGGGAGGTCCAATTTTAAGACTTCTTATTCTTAGAcatcataaataaaactttaaaccAAAGGGCCCCTGACCACAGACATCTAATTCTAAGACTTCTTATTTTCAGAcatcataaacaaaaccttaaaccaaacGGTACAAGACCTTAAACCAAACGGTCCTTGTGAGATTCTTTTTAGGGTCGTGAGAATACAGCTCAAGAACTTTAAAAACTAAGGGATATTGGTTGATCttaagggttttttttaagTCTGGACCTTATTATATCAAGCCATTTACTTTGCTAAGATCAATCGTCTTAGTCAGTGCCTCATGAATTATTAaagcaaaatcaaagaaagctATAAAGATGAAATAATGGAGGGGGAAGGGGTGGATTGACCAAAGAATTGGCATTTTCCCCAATCCCCAAATCAAAACTGAgcaaaaaaaagtaaaaaagtaaaaaagatggaaggttttcttttccttaacCATTGCAAACGTATCCCTCAGCAAAGAGAAAGTAATTCAAAAGTTGTGGTCAAAAACCTTTTATTGCCAACAACACTACTTTATCAAAAGGACGTTGTCTTGAGTGCAAGAAAAACACACTGCACTTCGGCATGTTTTTTGGCCAAAATTGTGATGAAAAAGACACTCGGACCCGTTTCTCCTTGATGGGACTCGTGTCTAAACGATACAAAgttttatatataatcaaCAGATTGTGTGCAAACAAagatctaaaataaaaaaccattGGGCACTAAGAACTCCCATTCAACATCAAATGAACCTGTAATCAAAGCAGGCAGTTCTGTTTTTCAAAAGGGGAAGAAACGTGCTTTTCACAAAGTCGGGTATTCAAAGCTTATCCTCTACCGTTCGTATAACTCTGGTGCGAAAACGAGATAGATGATGTTACTAACAAAAAGCCCATGCAGGAAATGGTAATAACGTAAAAAGTGTACCACAGACAATGCTTCAATctcataaagaaagaaagataaaacTTTGAAGCAAACCAATAGGCTATCTTGTAGTGAAATCTAATCGCTTTATATACCAACAAGTAATGCAttgggaaggagaaggagaaggagaaggaaaagaaaaggcctAACAGATATTCTAGTTAGAAATATGCCATAGATATTTATTCCACTTGATCACCAAATGATCTACTTTCATATTTCGATCTTTAATTCATATCTGCAGCTATTGTTAAATCAGATATAAGTTCATGCATAAACACAGTTTCTTGGGAATAGCTCATTGATATAGCTACAATTCAAAGGTGCTAATTTTAATCATGGTTGATAAGTTTATTCCCAATTATCTAGAAAGAACAAGACCCTTAAGAGGAAGCTCAACCGATATAAGGTTGGGATGTTTAAGGATACCCTTCAAGACTTGGAAAGCTTAATATTTTAGTCCTTCTGGTCACTCAGAGCTGGTCTTAGTATGAGAATGGGGTTAGTCATGACCATACAAGAGTAGGACTCCAACACCTTGATCAATCATTTAGTGTCAAATAAGTTGTTGGACTTTCTATTCTATGTTTGTTTCGTATGCCATTGACTTAttcgatatttttttagtttaaggtCCTATTAGGCATAATTCAATTAGATCTGAACATTTATggtataatttaacaaaaagaaaactttatgAGTTTTTCCCTAGACAGGAATTCTGGTAGAAGTTTATTTCTTGGCAATCTTGGGTTGAAAAAACTCGAAACTTAGTTCACACATGTGAAGGACATAGAAAAATTCTTGAAAGAGTAATCTGCACCAAGATTCAGCTGTGTGCATTGATTTAGATGAATGATATTTGTTGCAAACACAATCATtctcaaaattgaataaaataaaataaattagtcttaaaaagaaaaattcaattcGTTCTTATTCCACTTTGTTGCGAAAAAATGCTTCGGGGAAGAATTTTTTATgtgtatatgtgtgtgtgtttgtgtatAAAGCACACACAGAATGCACAGAGCACTAAACAACgtttatttttgtatgaaaGCTCGGTTTCTTACCATAatagtaaacaaatcaaattctaagcgatatttgatttgaattggTGCATACATTAATTCTAGCAAGTGGGTGCTTTATCCACTATGGGGCCAGCCCATTTGCTACATAGCAAGGAGAGTGATTCGGCATGAGATCAATCACTCAATGACAGAAAGATAAATGAATAATCGAAAGCACTATCAAATTAAGCATTAGTTTCTTAATCTCATTATTCTTTTCCCTTAAACATGCATTTATGAAGTGGGTTTACAATTATAATCATGTTCTTATACCTAATAGATTCCCATGAGCTTGAAAGTTTTCAGAAAAAAGAGGTGTCATGCTTTATGCATTTTACTTCCTATAAAAGCAGAACCAATATGAGGCATTAAAGAATTGTACCAACACACCTGTTCTCTCGCAGCTTCAGCATCCTTTAGAAGAAGGATGAATATCCAAGTAAGCCGATGGTGTGCCTCAGCCAAACCTTTCCTGTCTGTGGTGTTCTTGCAGTTTGGGCTTGCAGGAATGGACATTCTGTCTAAAGCAGCTCTCAACCAAGGAATGAGCAACTATGTTCTTGTTGTTTATCGCCATGCAGTTGCCACAATTGTTATAGCTCCTTTTGCATTGATTTTTGACAAGTACTGCCCCTCTCTTCCACTCAGATTCCTTCATTgacattttatcaaacagTTTACATGCATGCATGAAGTGACCCTTAATATTTgaggtttttcttttcacagGAAGGTCAGACCAAAGATGACAATTCCAGTCTTTGCCAAGCTAATAGTCCTCAGCTTGCTAGAGTACTACCCCCAACACTTTTGCTAAAGTGGTCTATTTCTCCTTGAAAATCTCTCCAAGAACATAACATTTTTTACATCTTCCCCTTTTTGGCAGGCCTGTGATTGATCAGAACTTATATTTCTTGGGTATGAAGTACACAACAGCAACTTTTGCAGCTGCCATGTGCAATATTCTTCCTGCCATAACCTTTGTAATGGCTTGGATCCTCAGGTAGTCAATAAACACATCCATTTTTTGTTCCCTCTCTAAAACATGAAATCAAAAATCAACACATACTTTTACAGGCTTGAGAAGgtcaaaatcaaaagcatCAGAAGCCAAGCGAAGATAGTGGGAACCATAGCAACAGTAGGAGGAGCCATGATAATGACACTGATTAAGGGCCCAATTTTAGAGCTATTTTGGGTAAACGAAAAAGCAgatcatcaacaacaacaaagaggTGATATCAGCATTCAACACACAATCAAAGGCTCAATTATGATCACAATTGGCTGTTTCAGCTGGGCCTGCTTCATGATTCTTCAGGTGCCCTTTCCAAATTCATAAATCCCCTTTTCCCAAATTACACGAACTTTATATCACGCAGCTTAATAGCATGTGACGATTAACAAAAAGAACAGCGATAGAATCGACCTTTTTCTACCGCTTtcgaggaaaagaaaaattcatgattcttcatcaataaaacaaaaccaaaaacatcGATCAATGATTTGAGATTTCTACAGGCAATCACTTTGAAAGCTTACCCCGCTGAGCTTTCTCTCACGGCTTGGATCTGCCTGTTGGGCACTGCGGAGGGCACTGTATTGGCGCTGGTGATGGAAAGAGGAAATGCCGCCGTTTGGAGCATTACTTGGGGAACTAAATTGCTCGCCGCTGTTTATAGTGTAAGAAACTAAgctcaaatattattatttttcattttaattatttattttaattaatttcattttaattatttattttaattaatttcattttagttatttattttaattaatttcattttttttaaaaaaaattggaattttgtAGGGAATATTCTGTTCGGGACTTGCTTATTACATTCAAGGAATAGTGATGAAAGACAAAGGACCTGTCTTTGTGACTGCCTTTAGCCCATTGAGCATGGTCATTGTCGCCATTATGAGTTCGTTCATTCTCGGCGAGCGTCTTTACTTCGGAAGGTAATTTCGATCATTCATTTACGATTacgttaaaaaatttatgttattaGGTTAAAATAATCCGACCCCGTTACCAATATCCGTTCTCACGAGTGAATTTGGATGTTGGGTTTAATCTATGAACCCGAACATATCATTTTAGAGATCTAAACTCAAGAGTGTTCATACTTAAGTTGAAGTTTCATTTACGATTacgttaaaaaatttatgttattaGGTTATAATAATCCGACCCCATTACCAATATCCGCTCTCACGAGTGAATTTAGATGTTGGGTTTAATCAACGAACCCGAACATATCATTTTAGAGATCTAAATTGAAGAGGGTTCATACTAAGTTGAAGTGAAAGGTTCACGTATAGTTTAGTTAAAGATAAAGGTGTTCAAAAAACTCTGTGGGTCGTCGAATTAAATCAACCTAATCCAACCTATACGGCTAGGGTTAGGCTAAGTTGGTTCGTGGGTTccctaaaattaatttggaatGAACCGAAGAACCAGTgcttgaaataaataa
This sequence is a window from Cucurbita pepo subsp. pepo cultivar mu-cu-16 chromosome LG19, ASM280686v2, whole genome shotgun sequence. Protein-coding genes within it:
- the LOC111781497 gene encoding WAT1-related protein At2g37460-like: MNIQVSRWCASAKPFLSVVFLQFGLAGMDILSKAALNQGMSNYVLVVYRHAVATIVIAPFALIFDKKVRPKMTIPVFAKLIVLSLLEPVIDQNLYFLGMKYTTATFAAAMCNILPAITFVMAWILRLEKVKIKSIRSQAKIVGTIATVGGAMIMTLIKGPILELFWVNEKADHQQQQRGDISIQHTIKGSIMITIGCFSWACFMILQAITLKAYPAELSLTAWICLLGTAEGTVLALVMERGNAAVWSITWGTKLLAAVYSGIFCSGLAYYIQGIVMKDKGPVFVTAFSPLSMVIVAIMSSFILGERLYFGRVLGAGVIIVGLYLVVWGKNKDGNGSSEDLKLPTKQTQEIEASNSIDINNDPK